The following proteins come from a genomic window of Lolium rigidum isolate FL_2022 chromosome 5, APGP_CSIRO_Lrig_0.1, whole genome shotgun sequence:
- the LOC124657468 gene encoding la-related protein 1B-like, with product MSPAAGGASPARTAAGSFAPAPAPTAAAIGAPPRPQENLRDPAAQAEGPDPGNAAARKTAWNVPPPPPAPAGGGIIGGEESWPALVDAAPGRAGPNSASSDSLRSLSDGSAPSAPEDLIAPSVASQPVSNPISTSPSPSPASTSPPPSAPTTAPSPQNGSPSQPDSVRHDSAGHAGNNRGTAHDGNNELVSAGNESSRGRSTGNNSSDENSSSGGDGNWNDGGLGGGSNLNSSVHSGGSNLNSSVHSGGSSLGSSVHSGGIGGSGTDSSRRVLSSNNWNGSGRGGGGSNDSGNGSGDWGNRNSGGRGGGRWNNNGRNDSGSSNGFGGRGGRNRRDHDRGGNFSPRNYSRAMPVQQQQQQSGFYQPGAFQRPPPPPLATHFMMPPPYGSYVPPFGYPGDVQAFPYYVTPVEQQFQNMQLVQQSMQPFGVQQDQQSLQNDIRHQIEHYFSTDNLCHDTYLRERMDDQGWVPIDLIASFPRCSRFTMLGVDTNYILDSLRGSELLEVQGNNIRRRNDWSAWLLRRGPPPSN from the exons ATGTCGCCGGCCGCTGGAGGTGCCTCGCCCGCGCGAACGGCGGCGGGCAGCTTCGCCCCCGCgccggcgccgacggcggcggcgatcggCGCGCCGCCCCGGCCGCAGGAGAATCTCCGCGATCCGGCCGCGCAGGCGGAGGGCCCCGATCCCGGCAATGCGGCGGCGAGGAAGACGGCGTGgaacgtgccgccgccgccgccggcccccgcTGGCGGCGGCATCATCGGCGGCGAGGAGTCGTGGCCGGCGCTCGTGGACGCGGCGCCGGGGCGCGCGGGGCCCAACTCGGCCTCCTCCGACTCCCTCAGGTCCCTCTCCGATGGCTCCGCCCCCTCCGCGCCG GAGGATTTGATTGCGCCGTCTGTGGCATCGCAGCCGGTTTCTAATCCGATCTCCACTTCCCCGAGCCCGAGCCCTGCGTCTACTTCCCCTCCTCCCAGCGCTCCCACCACGGCCCCATCGCCACAGAACGGCAGCCCAAGCCAGCCAGATTCAGTTCGGCATGATAGTGCTGGTCACGCTGGTAACAACCGAGGTACTGCCCATGACGGTAACAATGAACTGGTCAGCGCTGGCAATGAGAGCAGTCGCGGTCGCAGCACTGGTAACAATAGTAGTGATGAGAACAGTAGTAGTGGCGGTGATGGTAACTGGAACGATGGGGGCCTTGGTGGCGGCAGCAATCTAAACTCTAGTGTTCACAGTGGAGGCAGCAACCTAAACTCTAGTGTTCACAGTGGAGGCAGCAGCCTCGGCTCTAGTGTTCATAGTGGCGGCATTGGGGGCAGTGGTACTGATAGCAGTAGAAGGGTGCTTAGCAGTAACAACTGGAACGGTAgcgggcgtggtggtggtggcagcaaTGACAGTGGCAATGGCAGCGGTGACTGGGGAAATAGAAATAGCGGTGGTAGAGGTGGCGGCCGCTGGAACAACAATGGTCGCAATGATAGTGGCAGCAGCAATGGATTTGGTGGTCGTGGTGGTCGGAATCGCCGTGACCATGACAGAGGGGGTAATTTCTCCCCAAGGAACTATTCAAGAGCTATGCCAGtgcaacaacagcagcaacagTCAGGTTTCTATCAGCCTGGAGCATTTCAGCGACCACCGCCGCCCCCGCTTGCTACCCATTTTATGATGCCGCCGCCTTATGGGTCATATGTTCCACCCTTTGGTTACCCTG GCGATGTACAGGCTTTTCCTTACTATGTCACACCGGTTGAGCAGCAGTTCCAGAACATGCAACTTGTTCAGCAATCAATGCAGCCCTTTGGTGTTCAGCAGGATCAACAAAGTTTGCAAAATGATATTCGACATCAGATTGAACATTACTTTAG CACCGATAATCTTTGCCATGACACATACTTGAGAGAACGCATGGATGATCAAGGATGGGTACCTATTGACCTGATCGCGAGTTTCCCGAGG